A region from the Desulfoglaeba alkanexedens ALDC genome encodes:
- a CDS encoding RnfABCDGE type electron transport complex subunit D, with the protein MKRPDLLVSMPPHVHAGYSIRRMMTDMLIALLPCIFAGWFFFGVRAVWIVALCAVTAPVTEALWLKALRRPVYAADGSAVVTGVLLGLVLSPEVPWWCAVLGTVTAIIVGKELYGGVGSHPFSSVLVGWAFVFISYGVLLEYFPPAEPRGLLAPGGILEYPPQDTLKLYPGPEGLAILQDVPLMDLFLGNVPGTAGTTSVLAVLVGGLYLLARRVIRWHIPVFFVLSTYVFAFISWKLDPAASAPPLVHVLSGWVMLGGFFLATERGTCPVTVPGMILYGIGCGCLTMIIRIWGTYMEGVPFAILLMNGMTPILDRLRPKVIGRVKEVA; encoded by the coding sequence ATGAAGCGCCCTGATCTCTTGGTATCCATGCCGCCGCATGTGCATGCGGGGTATTCGATCCGCCGGATGATGACCGACATGCTCATCGCTCTCCTTCCCTGCATTTTCGCGGGATGGTTCTTCTTCGGCGTCCGGGCGGTGTGGATCGTGGCCCTTTGTGCCGTCACGGCGCCCGTCACGGAAGCCCTCTGGCTGAAAGCGCTTCGAAGACCGGTCTACGCCGCCGACGGAAGTGCCGTGGTGACCGGGGTTCTTTTGGGCCTTGTCTTATCGCCCGAAGTTCCCTGGTGGTGCGCGGTCCTGGGAACGGTCACGGCAATCATCGTCGGAAAGGAACTTTACGGCGGGGTCGGTAGTCATCCGTTCAGTTCCGTGCTGGTGGGCTGGGCGTTCGTGTTCATTTCGTATGGAGTGCTCCTCGAATACTTTCCGCCGGCGGAACCTAGGGGCCTGCTGGCGCCCGGCGGCATCCTGGAATACCCGCCGCAGGACACCCTCAAACTTTACCCGGGACCCGAAGGGCTGGCCATTTTGCAGGACGTTCCGCTCATGGATCTCTTTCTTGGCAACGTTCCCGGTACCGCCGGAACCACCTCCGTCCTGGCCGTGCTCGTGGGCGGGCTTTACCTACTGGCCCGAAGAGTGATCCGCTGGCACATCCCCGTCTTTTTCGTCCTTTCGACGTATGTGTTCGCCTTCATCAGCTGGAAGCTCGATCCCGCAGCCTCCGCCCCCCCGCTGGTCCATGTGCTTTCGGGCTGGGTGATGCTGGGAGGGTTTTTTCTCGCCACGGAACGTGGGACCTGCCCCGTAACGGTGCCGGGAATGATCCTCTACGGCATCGGCTGCGGGTGTCTCACCATGATCATTCGCATCTGGGGCACGTACATGGAAGGGGTTCCGTTCGCGATCCTTCTCATGAACGGCATGACGCCCATCCTGGATCGGCTGCGCCCCAAGGTCATAGGGAGGGTGAAAGAAGTTGCGTGA
- a CDS encoding RnfABCDGE type electron transport complex subunit G, which produces MRDLIRMVVVLTAISGTSGLVLSYVNEATREPREYQLLKYVKGPSLNAVLPEGYENDPITDKIVVAVGTDDKGKPVEKTVFPAKKGDEIIALAYDAEATGYHGTVSVMVGFAPDGRITGMSVMTHTETPGLGARITESAFTDQFKGLEGPDQLKLSSEGGAIDGISGATISSAAALTAVKQAVELFPKVKKEVL; this is translated from the coding sequence TTGCGTGACCTCATCCGAATGGTAGTCGTCCTCACGGCGATCTCCGGAACCTCCGGGCTGGTCCTTTCCTACGTGAACGAAGCGACCAGAGAGCCGCGGGAATACCAACTGCTCAAATACGTCAAGGGACCGTCGCTCAATGCCGTTCTTCCCGAAGGTTACGAAAACGATCCCATCACCGACAAGATCGTGGTGGCGGTTGGGACCGATGACAAGGGAAAGCCGGTCGAAAAGACAGTGTTTCCCGCCAAGAAGGGAGACGAAATCATCGCGTTAGCCTACGATGCGGAAGCCACCGGGTACCACGGCACCGTATCGGTCATGGTGGGGTTCGCCCCCGACGGGAGAATCACGGGGATGAGCGTCATGACGCACACCGAAACCCCGGGCCTCGGGGCCCGCATCACCGAAAGCGCCTTCACCGACCAGTTCAAAGGACTCGAAGGACCCGACCAGCTGAAACTTTCCTCTGAGGGCGGCGCCATCGACGGGATCAGCGGGGCGACGATTTCCAGCGCGGCGGCGCTGACGGCGGTGAAGCAGGCCGTGGAACTCTTCCCCAAGGTCAAAAAGGAGGTACTTTAG
- the rsxE gene encoding electron transport complex subunit RsxE, with protein sequence MSVVKEFTKGLWKEVPPFRLVLGLCPVLAVTTAAKNGLGMGLATTFVLVCSNFLISLLRKVIPNKVRIAAYIVIIASFVVIVELVMQAFFYPLYKVLGIFIPLIVVNCIILGRAEAFASKNTLLPSIADGLGMGLGFTLSLTFLGSLRELIGSGSIFGVPMGGEAFLPFSIMLKPPGAFLCLALILAGMNLISAKKG encoded by the coding sequence ATGAGTGTGGTGAAAGAGTTTACCAAGGGTCTCTGGAAGGAGGTGCCGCCCTTCCGGCTGGTACTCGGCCTCTGCCCTGTGCTTGCCGTCACCACCGCCGCCAAGAACGGTCTCGGGATGGGCCTTGCCACCACCTTCGTCTTGGTGTGCTCTAATTTTCTGATCTCGTTGCTGAGAAAGGTCATCCCCAACAAGGTGCGCATCGCCGCTTACATCGTGATCATCGCCTCGTTCGTCGTGATCGTCGAACTGGTCATGCAGGCGTTCTTCTACCCGCTGTACAAGGTTCTCGGCATCTTCATTCCCCTCATCGTCGTCAACTGCATCATCCTGGGCCGTGCCGAAGCGTTCGCCTCGAAAAACACCCTCCTTCCCTCCATCGCCGACGGCCTCGGTATGGGGCTCGGGTTCACATTGTCACTCACGTTTCTAGGAAGCCTTCGGGAACTGATCGGAAGCGGCTCGATCTTCGGAGTGCCCATGGGCGGCGAGGCGTTCCTCCCCTTCAGCATCATGCTCAAGCCGCCGGGTGCCTTTTTGTGCCTGGCTTTGATTCTGGCCGGGATGAACCTCATCAGTGCCAAGAAGGGTTAA
- the rsxA gene encoding electron transport complex subunit RsxA, with translation MSEYWLLIVSAVFVNNIILARYLGNCPFLGVSNRMDTATGMAMAVVFVITLAAGITWLVSKYVLKPFELEYLQTIAFILVIAALVQLVEMFLQKSIPTLYRALGIFLPLITTNCAVLGVAVIGVEEDFDFVKTLVFAFASAVGYGLALILLTGIRERVAVAFVPRHLRGMPIGLITAGLLALAFLGFIGMV, from the coding sequence ATGTCCGAATACTGGCTGCTCATCGTCAGCGCGGTTTTTGTCAACAACATCATTCTGGCCCGCTACCTGGGCAACTGCCCGTTCCTCGGGGTCTCCAACCGCATGGACACCGCCACGGGCATGGCCATGGCGGTGGTTTTCGTCATAACCTTGGCGGCGGGCATAACCTGGCTGGTTTCGAAGTACGTTCTCAAACCCTTTGAGTTGGAATACCTCCAGACCATCGCTTTCATCCTGGTGATTGCCGCCCTGGTCCAATTGGTCGAAATGTTCCTACAGAAGTCCATTCCCACTCTCTACCGGGCGCTGGGGATTTTTCTCCCGCTCATCACCACCAACTGCGCCGTTCTCGGCGTGGCGGTGATCGGTGTCGAAGAGGACTTCGACTTCGTCAAGACTCTGGTTTTCGCCTTTGCATCGGCGGTCGGCTACGGCCTGGCCTTGATCCTGCTCACGGGCATCCGCGAACGCGTGGCGGTGGCCTTCGTTCCCCGGCATCTCCGGGGCATGCCCATCGGGCTCATCACGGCCGGACTCCTGGCTCTGGCGTTCCTGGGCTTCATCGGCATGGTGTGA